Proteins co-encoded in one Aethina tumida isolate Nest 87 chromosome 7, icAetTumi1.1, whole genome shotgun sequence genomic window:
- the LOC109601071 gene encoding alpha-(1,6)-fucosyltransferase has protein sequence MSAALRYVNSVGWHRILLVFLALWVIVLVITGFPIISTNQGPVDGKTSERLSRALADLEALRKQNVELQNIFKDISVNNLKQDQKEAIENFQTRLTKAEYAFSKSSIGYISPKEEPNTQYELLRRRLSTNALEFWYFVHSGLVDLQKRAKDVAPDLAEQLQYMLGTGFEHKRALLNDIQQLAEVDGYATWREKESNDLSNLVQDRFNYLQNPPDCATAKKLVCNLNKGCGYGCQLHHVVYCFMVAYGTKRTLILKSKGWRYHTGGWEEIFKPVSDTCTTPNGESISNWPGNADTQVLNLPIIDSLSPRPPFLPLAIPEDLAPRLTRLHGDPIVWWIGQILKYLLRPQEKTQAIIQETMTKMGFKRPIVGVHVRRTDKVGTEASFHSIVEYMTAVDEYYDQLEAKETVDKRRIYLATDEPRVIAEAKNKYPNYEILSDSSISKTAAISTRYSDSSLFGIIFDIHMLSMSDFLVCTFSSQVCRVAYEIMQNYYPDASARFRSLDDIYYYGGQNAHNVVAVLPHEARRGGEMTMAVGDLVGIAGNHWNGLSKGLNIRTNQVGLFPGFKVRNKIETAKFPLYAEVPKRVESLDGK, from the exons ATGAGTGCCGCGTTGAGGTACGTGAACTCGGTAGGCTGGCACAGGATACTGCTGGTGTTCCTGGCGCTGTGGGTGATTGTGCTGGTGATCACCGGCTTCCCAATCATCAGCACGAATCAGGGCCCCGTCGACGGGAAGACGAGCGAACGGCTGAGCAGGGCGCTCGCCGATTTGGAGGCGCTGAGGAAACAGAACGTCGAGCTGCAGAACATCTTCAAAGATATAAGcgtcaa CAACCTGAAACAGGACCAAAAAGAAGCAATAGAAAATTTCCAGACACGCCTCACCAAAGCCGAGTACGCCTTCTCGAAATCCTCGATTGGCTACATCAGCCCCAAAGAAGAACCCAACACCCAATACGAACTGCTGCGCAGGCGCCTGTCGACCAACGCCCTCGAGTTTTGGTATTTCGTCCACTCGGGTTTGGTCGACTTGCAGAAGCGGGCAAAGGATGTGGCGCCCGATTTGGCGGAGCAGCTCCAGTACATGCTGGGCACGGGTTTCGAGCACAAAAGGGCCTTGCTGAACGACATACAACAGTTGGCGGAGGTGGACGGCTACGCGACTTGGAGGGAAAAGGAGTCGAATGATCTCAGCAATTTGGTGCAGGATCGGTTTAATTATTTGCAGAATCCGCCCGACTGCGCCACGGCCAAGAAATTGGTCTGCAATTTGAACAAG GGTTGCGGCTACGGTTGTCAGCTGCACCACGTCGTCTACTGCTTCATGGTGGCGTACGGTACGAAACGCACGCTGATCCTGAAATCCAAGGGGTGGCGTTACCACACTGGAGGCTGGGAGGAGATCTTCAAGCCGGTGAGCGACACCTGCACGACGCCGAACGGCGAGAGCATCAGCAACTGGCCGGGCAATGCGGACACGCAAGTCCTCAACTTGCCCATTATTGATTCTCTGTCGCCTCGTCCGCCGTTCTTACCCCTGGCGATTCCTGAGGATCTGGCTCCAAG GCTGACAAGGCTTCACGGTGACCCCATTGTATGGTGGATTGGCCAAATCTTAAAGTATCTGCTCAGACCTCAGGAAAAAACGCAGGCTATCATACAAGAAACCATGACGAAAATGGGTTTCAAACGACCAATCGTTGG ggTCCACGTTCGACGGACGGATAAAGTGGGCACCGAAGCCTCGTTCCACAGCATCGTAGAGTACATGACGGCGGTGGACGAATACTACGACCAACTAGAAGCGAAAGAAACGGTGGATAAGCGGCGCATCTATCTGGCCACAGACGAACCCAGAGTAATAGCGGAGGCCAAGAATAAATACCCGAATTACGAGATACTGAGCGACTCCAGTATTTCGAAGACAGCCGCAATATCCACACGTTATTCGGATTCCTCATTGTTCGGCataatttttgacattcaCATGTTGTCTATGAGTGACTTCCTTGTATGCACCTTTTCATCTCAG GTGTGTAGAGTGGCGTACGAGATAATGCAAAACTACTATCCGGATGCGTCCGCCCGTTTCCGTTCTTTGGACGACATCTACTATTACGGCGGACAGAACGCACACAACGTCGTCGCCGTGTTGCCCCACGAAGCACGTCGGGGCGGCGAAATGACGATGGCCGTGGGCGACCTCGTCGGCATCGCCGGCAACCACTGGAACGGCTTGAGTAAAGGGCTGAACATTCGTACGAATCAAGTAGGACTGTTTCCTGGTTTCAAGGTGcggaataaaattgaaacggCCAAGTTTCCACTGTATGCGGAGGTGCCGAAAAGAGTTGAATCTTTGGATGGCAAATAA
- the LOC109601072 gene encoding chitin deacetylase 1: MNGQLAESGEQEESAVHRRQSCTRAGKMGKVLRYVPATKSGLVVFFSVLCLTVSIVNSQNNENASRKPKEEKKDVEFQCPHETGNGNFADPNTCRRFYQCVDGYPYLNRCPSGLFFDDISKFCTFKNEARCGPIATTPAPVTEPPKDLAVKCNPAECELPYCFCSKDGTLIPGSLDPEETPQMVLMTFDGAVNLNNYEHYRKVFNKKRQNPNGCDIKGTFFISHEYSNYQMIQQLASEGHEIATETISLQMGLQDKGYEEWVGEMVGMREILKHFANISKSEVVGMRAPFLKPGRNTQYKVLEEFGYIYDSSIGVPALPIPLWPYTLDYKIPHECKAGTCPTKSFPGVWEIPLNAHYVEGYEGGHCPYLDQCVLHNHDAEEVFEWLQEDFSRYYDQNRAPYMMPFHTNWFSIKELEQGLHKFLDWLTTLPDVWFVTNTQALTWITDPKTIKELNNYEAWGCKKKDNLPQPCAQGNKCALNFKTPDMNFTDTRYLETCVDCPNQYPWLGDASGSGIPGKDNYVPDNV, from the exons ATGAATGGTCAGTTGGCTGAAAGTGGCGAGCAGGAGGAAAGTGCAGTGCACCGTCGTCAGTCGTGTACGCGAGCAGGAAAAATGGGCAAGGTCCTGCGTTATGTTCCTGCCACCAAATCGGGACTGGTTGTTTTTTTTAGTGTCTTGTGTTTAACTGTTAGTATTG TTAATAGCCAAAACAACGAAAACGCTTCAAGAAAACccaaagaagaaaaaaaagatGTGGAGTTCCAGTGTCCGCACGAAACAGGCAACGGAAACTTCGCCGACCCAAACACATGCAGAAGATTTTATCAG TGTGTGGACGGTTATCCATATTTAAATAGATGTCCATCCGGCTTGTTCTTTGACGACATCAGCAAGTTTTGCACCTTCAAAAACGAAGCAAGATGCGGCCCGATAGCcacaa cCCCAGCTCCAGTGACCGAACCACCGAAAGACCTGGCGGTGAAATGCAACCCCGCCGAGTGCGAACTGCCTTACTGTTTTTGTTCCAAGGACGGCACATTGATTCCAGGGAGCCTGGACCCGGAAGAG ACTCCACAAATGGTGCTGATGACGTTTGACGGGGCAGTAAACTTGAACAACTACGAGCATTACAGAAAAGTGTTCAATAAAAAACGCCAGAATCCCAACGGCTGCGACATAAAAGGAACGTTCTTCATCTCGCACGAGTACAGCAACTACCAGATGATCCAACAGTTGGCGAGCGAAGGACATGAAATCGCCACCGAAACAATCTC TTTACAAATGGGTCTTCAAGACAAAGGATACGAGGAGTGGGTGGGCGAAATGGTGGGAATGCGCGAGATCCTCAAACATTTCGCCAACATATCCAAGAGCGAGGTGGTGGGTATGCGTGCCCCCTTCTTGAAACCGGGTCGCAACACCCAGTACAAGGTTCTGGAGGAATTCGGCTACATTTACGACAGTTCAATCGGCGTTCCTGCCCTTCCAATTCCTCTTTGGCCCTACACTTTGGATTACAAGATTCCGCATGAGTGCAAGGCTGGTACCTGCCCCACTAAATCATTCCCAG gTGTGTGGGAGATTCCGTTAAATGCCCACTACGTTGAGGGTTACGAGGGTGGTCACTGTCCGTATTTGGATCAGTGCGTGTTGCACAATCACGACGCCGAAGAGGTGTTCGAATGGTTGCAGGAAGATTTCAGCCGGTACTACGACCAAAATCGTGCCCCTTACATGATGCCCTTCCACACTAACTGGTTTTCGATCAAGGAGCTGGAACAAGGCCTGCACAAGTTCCTGGATTGGCTCACCACTCT tcCCGACGTGTGGTTTGTAACCAACACTCAAGCTTTAACCTGGATAACCGACCCGAAGACGATAAAGGAGCTAAACAATTATGAAGCTTGGGGATGCAAGAAGAAGGACAACTTGCCACAACCGTGCGCACAGGGCAACAAGTGTGCCCTTAACTTCAAAACCCCCGACATGAATTTCACCGACACCAGATACTTGGAGACTTGCGTGGACTGTCCCAATCAGTATCCGTGGTTGGGCGATGCTTCTGGTTCCGGTATTCCGGGCAAGGACAATTACGTGCCCGACAACGTTTAG
- the LOC109601073 gene encoding probable ATP-dependent RNA helicase DHX34 yields the protein MERRKRHYEDDEPSTSRHKRSKSPRQKEIEDYKHELNKFLNEHCNVQKCSDFWTFYTKYKQKQSLVRSDVDKNKILSLNFELPNTILFEKLPLFDKNGHKMKISRRDFEEFLLVVRVYQDFQQKMKFSKLKKIRNAQKDLPIAQHKEEIINCLSTNKVLLVAGDTGCGKSTQVPQYVLEAGYKKIVCTQPRRIACVSLAKRVAYETLTDYGSTVGYQIRFEKTKRADTSIIFMTEGLLLRQASEEETLNSYDVIILDEVHERHLHGDFLIGIMKCIIGRRDDVKLILMSATINLQLFSSYFADENVKVIQVPGRLYPIEIHYKPIVKDPYERKRDHFDCQPYLQIIQMIDEQFQPHQKGDLLIFLNGYSEISSLAEAVREYAEHKPRWIVLELHSSLSLEEQDKVFDYPPAGIRKCIISTNIAETSVTIDGIRFVIDSGKVNRMVYHTSGGVNKLSETTISQDSAKQRAGRAGRTGPGICYRMYSEDDLKKFEAFTPPEIHLVPLESLFLKMISLGLSDVTQFPFIEKPSASSIEESLEKLKFSGALSLEEDCLALTPLGDALSQLPVDLIIGKMLINSTVFGNVNSILAVASLMSVQSPLTQEAYKSSDAQDLRKPLDSNHGDPISLLNYYKEWLNIKYNTTPVDYNHRHRQESSRTWARKRCIEEQRFYETTKLVEQFRDILCEAKLLPKIDDLELSSAERSIRHGEMKKLKHMRYELKMENKSRQKKQLKQRRFQEEEEEKTDLRDVEFRIANDFKKLQKLLNESSADSHKDVMMLKLILAGGLYPQIALPDEFNSSKSVADKLYHTKKKNFIFLRPMSYFALNPELLELHNDDIEVPPPGYFSKRPISRKHQLLIYQSILETKKVYLVNTLRMPVIQTLMLFAKTIATNLSFTKFVFDDFVSIDAPYYGQGKTLLLRAIELRNKWRQKLETKLRDPQVVHDDKRDIFDFTEDLVRFMQSDVSYNVKRLLPADLKSIYTERSDFYTNITSSGIKGPNPLDKNFTIRVNNELGGYNVTENVIYGCLIEEEWSANIEETITQQEHECKYCRAELRGRGTWETMQHEQSCRVDVKVEVVEEATTSTTVKANSKPFSCSVCNKELLLTPVEILRHKKNCK from the exons atggAAAGAAGAAAAAGACATTACGAAGACGATGAACCATCCACATCAAGACACAAAAGATCCAAATCACCCAGACAAAAAGAAATCGAAGACTATAAACACGAActgaacaaatttttgaacGAACATTGCAACGTTCAAAAATGTTCGGATTTTTGGACGTTCTACAcgaaatacaaacaaaaacagtCTTTGGTCAGAAGCGACGTAGACAAAAACAAAATCCTTTCTCTAAATTTCGAATTACCCAACACGATTTTGTTTGAAAAGTTACCGTTGTTTGATAAAAACGggcataaaatgaaaatttcacgGAGGGACTTTgaggaatttttattagtagtaCGTGTATATCAAGACTTCCAACAGAAGATGAAGTTTTCAAAGCTCAAAAAGATCCGGAATGCACAAAAAGATCTACCAATTGCGCAAcataaagaagaaattatCAACTGTTTGTCAACTAATAAGGTATTGCTTGTTGCTGGTGACACTGGATGTGGCAAATCTACACAAGTACCACAGTATGTATTAg AGGCGGGATACAAAAAGATAGTCTGCACACAACCAAGGAGAATTGCTTGTGTTTCATTGGCGAAACGAGTCGCATACGAAACTTTAACAGATTATGGGAGTACTGTAGGTTATCAAATCAGGTTTGAGAAGACCAAAAGAGCAGATACATCTATAATTTTCATGACTGaag gtTTATTACTGAGGCAGGCAAGTGAAGAGGAGACTTTAAACTCATATGATGTTATAATATTGGATGAGGTACATGAGAGGCATTTGCATGGAGACTTTCTGATAGGAATCATGAAATGCATCATAGGCCGAAGAGATGATGTCAAGCTCATTCTTATGTCTGccacaattaatttacaactgtttagTAGTTACTTCGCCGACGAAAACGTTAAG GTGATACAAGTACCAGGAAGATTATACCCAATAGAAATTCACTACAAACCTATCGTCAAAGATCCTTACGAAAGGAAGCGGGACCATTTCGACTGTCAACCCTATTTACAAATCATTCAAATGATCGACGAACAATTCCAGCCTCATCAAAAGGGTGACCTATTAATATTCCTCAATGGTTACTCAGAAATTTCATCCCTTGCGGAAGCGGTTCGAGAGTACGCCGAACATAAACCACGGTGGATCGTGTTAGAGTTACACAGCAGTCTGTCTTTGGAGGAACAGGACAAG GTCTTTGATTATCCCCCAGCGGGAATACGCAAGTGCATAATTTCAACCAACATAGCCGAAACGTCAGTAACAATAGACGGCATACGTTTTGTAATAGACTCAGGTAAAGTTAACAGGATGGTTTACCACACGTCAGGAGGCGTGAACAAGTTAAGCGAAACGACCATCTCACAAGACAGTGCGAAACAAAGGGCCGGACGTGCCGGTAGAACAGGGCCGGGAATTTGCTATCGGATGTACTCGGAGGAcgacttaaaaaaatttgaggCGTTCACGCCTCCTGAAATCCACTTAGTTCCGTTGGAATCgttgtttttgaaaatgataTCGTTGGGCTTGTCGGACGTTACTCAGTTCCCATTTATCGAAAAACCGAGTGCCAGTAGTATCGAGGAGAGCTTGGAGAAGTTGAAGTTCAGCGGTGCTTTGTCGCTGGAAGAAGATTGTTTGGCACTGACGCCTCTTGGTGATGCCCTCAGTCAACTACCGGTCGATTTGATTATCGGAAAGATGTTAATCAACTCAACTGTGTTCGGGAACGTTAATTCCATCCTGGCAGTTGCTTCGTTGATGAGTGTGCAAAGCCCCCTAACTCAGGAAGCGTATAAATCATCCGATGCACAGGATTTACGTAAACCTCTGGATTCGAATCATGGAGATCCTATTAGCCTTTTAAACTATTACAAGGAGTGGTTGAATATTAAGTACAACACCACTCCGGTCGATTACAATCACAGGCACAGGCAAGAGAGCTCCAGAACTTGGGCGAGGAAACGTTGCATAGAAGAGCAACGTTTCTACGAAACAACTAAGCTGGTTGAGCAGTTCAGGGATATACTGTGCGAGGCGAAACTGCTGCCGAAAATCGACGACCTCGAACTATCGAGTGCGGAACGTTCCATACGCCACGGCGAAATGAAAAAGCTGAAGCACATGCGTTACGAACTGAAAATGGAGAACAAATCACGACAgaagaaacaactgaaacaACGCAGGTTCCAAGAAGAGGAGGAGGAGAAAACGGATCTGCGCGATGTGGAGTTTCGCATCGCCAACGACTTCAAGAAGTTGCAGAAACTATTGAACGAATCGTCGGCGGACAGTCACAAGGACGTGATGATGTTGAAGTTGATTTTAGCCGGCGGTTTGTACCCACAAATTGCGTTGCCCGACGAGTTCAACTCCAGCAAGTCAGTGGCGGACAAGTTGTACCACACCAAAaagaaaaactttatatttttgcgACCCATGTCGTATTTTGCCCTCAATCCCGAGTTACTCGAGTTGCACAATGACGACATCGAGGTTCCGCCTCCCGGTTACTTTAGTAAGCGGCCTATTAGTCGTAAGCATCAACTGTTGATTTACCAATCTATTCTGGAGACTAAAAAGGTTTACCTGGTGAACACCTTGCGCATGCCTGTGATACAAACGTTGATGCTTTTTGCTAAAACAATAGCCACCAACTTGTCCTTCACTAAATTTGTTTTCGACGACTTTGTGTCGATTGACGCTCCCTACTACGGACAAGGCAAAACACTTTTGTTGCGTGCAATTGAATTGCGCAATAAATGGCGGCAGAAACTAGAGACTAAACTGCGAGACCCGCAAGTGGTACATGACGATAAAAGGGACATCTTTGATTTTACTGAAGACTTGGTACGTTTCATGCAAAGTGATGTAAGTTACAACGTTAAACGTCTCTTGCCCGCCGATTTAAAGTCCATCTATACCGAGCGCTCAGACTTCTACACAAACATAACTTCTTCAGGCATCAAAGGCCCTAATCCTTTAGACAAAAACTTTACAATACGCGTTAATAATGAACTAGGAGGTTATAACGTAAcggaaaatgtaatttacggTTGTCTGATAGAGGAGGAGTGGTCAGCAAATATCGAAGAGACGATAACACAGCAAGAGCATGAATGTAAATACTGTAGGGCGGAGTTAAGGGGGCGTGGCACTTGGGAGACAATGCAGCACGAACAGTCCTGTCGGGTGGACGTCAAGGTTGAAGTTGTGGAAGAGGCGACCACTTCAACAACTGTTAAAGCGAATTCGAAACCGTTTTCTTGTTCAGTTTGTAATAAGGAATTGCTTTTAACCCCCGTTGAGATACTTAGGcataagaaaaattgtaaataa
- the LOC109601070 gene encoding integrator complex subunit 2, whose product MTFRRGIDSKVFRAVLNVDMDELAKCTETEIRPVLPCLVRMGLISPVYTSKKCSNMKLSILTIVSGMELVNSIVALLSIDFHKLEIDVRKEQQLRQKGSLVQNDSVLIGNLSNSSMALEYERSDMTRRLSILLGELLYIQSQIQDCNDDEYFLRASDLFDNDIFTEELADIICIALAELPTTLSITNICETLLHVHNGPAIICRLVANFPDSFREVCTYLIQSGEKQEETISSTVRASTITLLCRMNPSQALTIRGKCVELCRMPALAIALSLEHGDKNARVEEDSDMVAFISGLLLGNDQTTRNWIALFIRTGQKRKGEVSSNALQQLRDELLRRLHSIIEASPNGQLPDALVVQASALLRLYCALRGIAAIKFQDEEVTLIVQLLTSHPNPTPAGVRFVSIGLCMLIACPSLVTMQDHEKRSIEWVQWLVREEAYFESASGVSASFGEMLLLMAIHFHSNQLSAICDLVCSTLGMKIAIRHNNMTRMKQVFTQDIFTEQVVTAHAVKVPVTNSLNANMSGFLPIHCIHQLLKSRAFAKHNVNIKSWIYKQICTSISPLHPVLPMLVEVYVNSIMVPNTKVSEQQQTNKPLTENEIRHVFQSSIFGKYFDHRQSVFSMDTDPEIGTIKVDNSSLTPQLLLLYYLLLYEDCRLSNAHLLATSGRKIKIYTSDFLSELPIKYLLHHAQKDQTSYSGLFGPLLKLLATHFPHLTLVEDWLDDMSLNDNKTKTKRKTRISEFALVEGMEALEVNPSKCANLLKGLLDQEAIDIWPLAETLTLYARKLLGDDVPRYLQDLYKDVWLRLNTVLPRRLWVLTIKNLVDDFSVVTRIDVAEDPLQILRCDERVFRCAPIYSIVLRVLRASLASSRSQLMQHLQANPRIDHNGQLVNENDREEMCRATIAAQESAAVQMLLETCLETEDDKTIPGRQWALQEVRSLVCSYLHQVFIGDTMLAKLVHFQGYPSELLEVVVKGVPSMHICLDFVVELMQQPSLNKQIFAIQLLAEVSLQYALHRSIGLCVTALNLLYALLGGISSAQRVKLFKPVLPSLVKIAEAFPPLTNDIINLLMQLARICQSQASLASHFDAHLGRELEISARESEELCDLTQRTFADILDKAVLRGVVYKQE is encoded by the exons atgacgTTCAGACGCGGAATAGACTCAAAAGTCTTCCGTGCCGTTCTGAACGTCGATATGGACGAACTGGCCAAATGCACCGAGACCGAAATTCGCCCCGTTCTACCCTGTTTGGTGCGAATGGGGTTGATCTCCCCCGTTTACACATCGAAAAAGTGCTCCAATATGAAGCTGAGCATACTCACCATTGTGTCTGGGATGGAGCTGGTTAATTCTATTGTTGCTCTGTTGTCCATCGACTTTCACAAGCTTGAGATTGATGTGAGGAAAGAGCAGCAGTTGAGGCAAAAAG GTAGTTTAGTACAGAATGACTCAGTTTTAATTGGTAACCTGTCGAATTCAAGCATGGCACTGGAATACGAACGCAGCGATATGACGAGAAGGTTGAGCATACTTTTGGGTGAACTCCTTTACATTCAGTCCCAAATTCAGGACTGCAACGACGACGAATATTTTCTAAGGGCCTccgatttatttgataatgatATTTTCACAGAGGAACTGGctgatattatttgtatagcACTGGCAGAGCTTCCAACAACTTTAAGCATCACTAATATTTGCGAGACATTATTGCACGTGCACAACGGACCTGCGATAATTTGCAGACTTGTGGCTAATTTTCCAGATTCATTTAGAGAAG tgTGCACGTATTTGATTCAAAGTGGCGAAAAACAAGAAGAAACAATTTCAAGTACAGTTAGGGCGTCAACAATAACTCTTTTATGCAGAATGAATCCGTCTCAAGCTTTGACGATTAGAGGAAAGTGCGTGGAGTTGTGCAGAATGCCTGCATTAGCCATTGCTTTGTCACTTGAACATGGAGACAAAAATGCACGAGTAGAAGAAGACAGCGACATGGTCGCTTTTATTTCTGGCCTGTTGTTGGGCAATGATCAAACAACCcg caaCTGGATAGCGTTGTTCATAAGAACGGGACAGAAACGTAAAGGGGAAGTTTCCAGCAACGCGTTGCAGCAACTGAGAGATGAACTGTTGCGACGACTCCACAGTATTATAGAGGCGTCTCCTAATGGACAATTGCCTGACGCATTGGTGGTTCAGGCGTCAGCCCTTTTGAGACTCTACTGTGCCTTACGTGGAATTGCCGCCATTAA atttcagGATGAAGAAGTCACGTTAATAGTCCAACTATTAACGTCGCACCCGAATCCAACACCGGCAGGCGTACGTTTCGTCTCAATCGGCCTGTGCATGTTGATCGCCTGTCCGTCTTTAGTCACCATGCAAGATCACGAGAAGCGCAGCATCGAATGGGTCCAGTGGCTCGTACGTGAAGAAGCTTATTTCGAATCTGCCAGCGGTGTAAGCGCCTCTTTCGGAGAGATGTTGCTGTTGATGGCCATCCACTTTCACAGCAATCAACTGAGTGCCATCTGCGACTTGGTGTGCTCAACGTTGGGGATGAAAATTGCCATCAGACACAACAACATGACGAGAATGAAGCAGGTGTTCACGCAGGACATTTTCACGGAGCAGGTGGTTACCGCACACGCTGTCAAGGTTCCAGTTACCAACTCCTTGAACGCCAACATGTCGGGGTTTTTACCCATACATTGTATACATCAGTTGTTAAAGTCTAGGGCGTTTGCAAAacataatgttaatattaaaagttggaTTTACAAGCAGATTTGTACCAGCATCAGCCCACTTCATCCAGTCCTTCCAATGCTTGTTGAAGTATACGTGAACAGCATAATGGTGCCGAACACGAAAGTCTCCGAACAGCAACAAACCAACAAACCTTTaacagaaaatgaaataaggcACGTGTTCCAATCGTCAATATTCGGTAAATATTTCGACCATCGTCAGTCGGTGTTCAGCATGGACACTGACCCTGAAATTGGAACGATAAAAGTCGACAACAGTAGTCTTACGCCACAACTCCTCCTTTTGTACTACTTGCTGTTGTACGAGGATTGTAGGTTGAGTAACGCACATCTTTTGGCGACCAGTGGCAGAAAAATCAAGATATACACGTCGGATTTTCTGAGCGAACtgccaattaaatatttactccaCCACGCTCAAAAAGACCAGACAAGTTACTCCGGATTATTCGGGCCGTTGCTCAAGTTACTGGCAACGCATTTTCCCCACTTAACGCTGGTTGAAGATTGGCTGGACGACATGTCGTTAAACGATAACAAAACCAAGACGAAACGCAAGACTAGGATCAGCGAGTTTGCATTGGTTGAAGGCATGGAAGCACTGGAGGTAAACCCTTCTAAATGCGCAAACTTGCTGAAGGGGTTGTTGGATCAGGAGGCTATTGATATTTGGCCCTTAGCTGAAACGTTAACTTTGTACGCCAGAAAGTTACTGGGCGACGACGTGCCTAGGTATCTGCAAGACTTATACAAAGACGTCTGGTTAAGGTTGAACACAGTCTTGCCTCGCAGATTGTGGGTTTTGACTATCAAGAATTTGGTCGACGATTTCTCAGTCGTCACCCGAATTGATGTGGCCGAAGATCCCCTACAG ATATTAAGATGTGACGAACGGGTGTTCCGTTGCGCACCGATTTACTCGATTGTACTGCGCGTGTTGAGGGCCAGTTTGGCATCTTCCAGAAGCCAACTGATGCAACATTTACAAGCCAATCCCAGAATCGACCATAACGGGCAATTAGTTAACGAAAACGACAGGGAGGAGATGTGCAGAGCCACCATCGCTGCTCAG gaaagTGCCGCAGTTCAAATGCTTTTAGAAACATGCCTGGAAACGGAAGACGATAAAACAATTCCCGGGCGTCAATGGGCTTTACAAGAAGTTCGATCTTTGGTGTGCAGTTATTTACATCAAGTTTTTATTGGAGATACTATGCTAGCAAAACTCGTACATTTCCAG ggATACCCGAGCGAGCTACTGGAGGTAGTGGTCAAAGGTGTGCCCTCAATGCACATTTGCCTGGACTTCGTGGTGGAACTGATGCAACAGCCGAGCCTCAACAAGCAAATCTTCGCGATTCAACTGTTGGCCGAGGTGTCACTCCAGTACGCCCTCCACCGCAGCATCGGTCTGTGCGTTACCGCCCTTAATTTGTTGTACGCGTTGTTGGGCGGAATTTCAAGCGCACAACGCGTCAAACTTTTCAAGCCCGTCCTGCCCTCGCTGGTGAAAATCGCCGAAGCCTTTCCGCCTTTGACCAACGACATAATCAATTTACTGATGCAGCTGGCGAGGATCTGCCAGAGTCAGGCGTCTTTGGCGTCGCATTTCGACGCCCATCTGGGCAGGGAACTGGAAATATCGGCACGCGAGAGCGAAGAGCTGTGCGATCTTACGCAGAGGACTTTCGCCGATATTTTGGACAAGGCTGTGCTCAGAGGAGTTGTGTACAAGCAGGAGTGA
- the LOC109601069 gene encoding intraflagellar transport protein 43 homolog: MNWDEDIDLSVGKKTVKQGRRSSKIDSPEEAGSPRDVPVKTGVWTDEGTKSNKNKGPNVIEQERFQKEKIESDDDIPVIPDIDDLQDDPLNLPDVRPMVTVDKSTYKELDDQFENLQSDQLNFGSVGDVDLSFFTSKLYNEKSVEESNEIWTMESLFEDLMRM, encoded by the exons ATGAATTGGGACGAAGACATCGACCTTTCCGTTgggaaaaaa ACTGTAAAACAAGGAAGAAGGTCCAGCAAAATTGATTCCCCGGAGGAAGCGGGAAGTCCGAGAGATGTACCTGTTAAAACTGGTGTTTGGACTGATGAAGGAACAAAATCcaacaa GAATAAAGGGCCAAATGTTATAGAAca agaACGTttccaaaaagaaaaaatcgaATCAGACGACGACATCCCAGTAATTCCAGACATCGACGATTTACAAGATGATCCGTTAAATCTTCCGGACGTCAGACCcat GGTTACAGTCGACAAATCAACATATAAAGAACTGGATGATCAGTTTGAGAACTTACAATCGGACCAACTCAATTTCGGAAGTGTTGGTGATGTTGATTTGTCATTCTTTACCAGCAAACTCTACAACGAGAAGAGTGTCGAGGAGAGCAACGAAATTTGGACTATGGAATCACTGTTTGAAGATCTCATGAGAATGTGA